The Montipora foliosa isolate CH-2021 chromosome 1, ASM3666993v2, whole genome shotgun sequence genome has a window encoding:
- the LOC137992137 gene encoding eukaryotic translation initiation factor 2 subunit 2-like has protein sequence MRRWADATPCENLLIIFQFQRNPSFSAIFAFVAAGKDIKMAEDEAMFDTTKKKKKKKKVFLDLDALEEQNTNVEDKSEIVSEIDNKNNEVTEEKADDKDILDLDDFSGMKKKKKKKKKPYDMEGLEDALLDASTDNKSDETGVEEGKRESAIEGVEDLDLDFTKKKKKRIKKVPIEEPVIADSVKVAVNGAESDAEEGELDGNEDNGPAWSDRDYTYDELLRRVFDIMRAKNPEMVTGEKKKFVMKPPQVVRIGTKKTSFANFTDICKILHRQPKHLLAFLLAELGTSGSIDGNNQLIIKGRFQQKQIENVLRRYIKEYVTCHTCRSPDTILQKETRIFFIQCETCGSRRSVASIKSGFQAITQKRAQLKSKQQ, from the exons ATGCGCAGATGGGCTGACGCAACTCCATGTGAAAACTTGCTTATCATCTTCCAATTTCAGAGAAATCCTTCATTTTCTGCGATCTTTGCATTTGTTGCGGCAGGCAAGGACATAAAAATGGCAGAAGACGAAGCG ATGTTCGATACtacaaagaagaagaaaaagaagaagaaggttTTCTTGGATCTGGACGCTCTTGAAGAGCAAAACACCAATGTGGAAGACAAAAGCGAAATTGTCTCTGAGATTGATAATAAAAACAACGAGGTCACGGAGGAAAAAGCTGATGACAAAG ATATCTTGGATCTTGATGACTTTTCGggaatgaagaaaaagaagaaaaagaaaaagaaaccataTGACATGGAAGGCCTTGAAGATGCACTCCTG GATGCTTCTACGGACAACAAATCTGATGAGACTGGAGTAGAGGAAGGAAAGAGAGAATCTGCTATAGAAGGTGTGGAGGATTTAGACTTGGACTttacaaagaagaaaaaaaagaggattAAGAAG GTTCCAATTGAAGAACCTGTTATTGCTGATTCTGTCAAGGTGGCTGTAAATGGTGCAGAATCAGATGCAGAGGAGG GGGAATTGGATGGTAATGAAGACAATGGGCCAGCGTGGAGTGATAGGGACTATACTTACGATGAG TTATTAAGAAGAGTTTTTGACATAATGCGTGCCAAGAATCCTGAAATGGTAACTGGAGAGAAGAAGAAATTTGTCATGAAACCCCCTCAAGTGGTCAGAATAGGCACAAAAAAGACGTCTTTTGCAAACTTCACCGACATTTGTAAAAT TTTACATAGGCAACCAAAACATCTTTTAGCATTTCTCTTGGCGGAGTTGGGAACAAG TGGTTCTATTGATGGTAATAATCAGCTCATTATCAAGGGACGTTTCCAGCAAAAACAGATTGAAAATGTCCTTAGAAGATATATCA AGGAGTATGTGACGTGTCACACCTGTCGTTCACCAGACACCATTCTTCAGAAGGAAACTAggatttttttcattcaatgtgAAACATGTGGATCAAGAAGATCAGTAGCAAGCATCAAGTCAGGTTTTCAAGCTATTACACAGAAGAGAGCTCAGTTGAAGAGCAAACAACAGTAG